The Candidatus Schekmanbacteria bacterium RIFCSPLOWO2_02_FULL_38_14 genomic interval GCCTTTATGAATTCAGAAAGATTGGTTTCAAATACCCTGTATTTTAATTTCAGCAGCTTGTTCTTCAAGCCATCACAGCCGGAGTTTAAAACAACATCCCTTCCTATGCATATTGCATTACACCCAAATTTTAATGCCTCGGTTTTTTTTACGGCTATGCTTTTCTTGATATAATTTTTAATTATTTTCCTTCCAAACAAGTCAAATGCATATGGATAATATGCTATCTCACCATTGGAGAGAGGAAGAAAACAGGTGTCCAAGTGATAGAATTTCTGGTTTACCAACTCAAGCGAAAGGATTCTTTTATTTATAATTTTTGAGATTCTTGTATGTGCATTTATGTCAGACCTTATAATATACCCTGCATAAAAATTTTCTCCGCATAGAAGAAGGTCTCCCTCTCCTTCAAAATTCGTTTCTTCAGGCAGTTCCTCTATCCTGTAACCGTTTTTCTTGAACCATTTTTCAAAAAACCCTGACTCCCCCTTCCTCTGTTTGAATCTGAAATTGCTTTTTATGAATGTATTGTTGAATACAAATCCGGCATTTGCAGTAAATACCATGTCAGGGTAATTTTTCTGAGGTTCAATTAATTTTATTTCAATGCCTATTTTCCTATTGATAAGGTTATATAAATCTTCCCATTGCTTCCTTGAGAGTTTCTTGTCAGAATCTTTTTTAACATCCATCCACGGATTAATTTCATACCTGATGCCGTAATAGTCAGGAGGGCACATTAATATAGATTTCTTTATCATTGTTTATATTGTGGCTTTTGTGAAATGTAGAAACAGGTCTTCAGACCTGTTAAAAAAAACAGATTTACAGAAATGTTATTGCGAGGAGCTATTTCGCGACGAAGCAATCTCTGCTTAGGGTTATAAGTTTTAAGTAGTAAGTTTTAATTGAGATTGCTTCGCTTCGCTCGCAATGACAGACATGAAATTGTCGGTCATCCTGTGAAGGTCTGTTTCTACAAATTATTTTTTTCAGGAAATTTATAATCTCCTGTTTAACAGCGTTTCTATATCTGGAACAGGTAATTAGTTAACTCCCTTAAAAAAAGTTCTGCATCGGTTACAAGACCAATAGCCTGAAAACTCCCCCTGTCAGCAAGCTTTGTTACCATTTCGGGATTTATGTCAACACATACTGTAGTAACAGATGAAGGAAGAATATTGCCTATTGCTATGGAGTGAAGCATTGATGCAATCATTATTGAAAGAGAAACATCTTTTATTTTGTTGCGCATCAGCGCCTGTGCTTCATTTGTATCTGTAATTACTTCAGGCAAAGGCCCATCATCTCGGATTGAACCTGCAAGAACGAAATCGACACCATTTTTTATGCAGGAATACAGGATTCCTTCCCGCAGTATTCCCTTCTCAACAGCTTTTTTTATTCCACCAGCTTTTCTTATGGTGTTTATTGTCCTGAGATGATGTTCATGACCTCTTTTGGTCTGAACGCCCTCTTTTAAAGAGACACCAAGGGATGTCCCGAACAGCGAGGCTTCAATATCGTGGGTTGCAAACCCGTTTCCGGAAAACAGGATGTCAATAAACCCTTCATTAATTAAGATTTCTAAATATTTTCTTGCTCCGGTATGGATAATTGCAGGTCCGCAGACAAAAAGGATTTTTCCTTTCCTCTTGCTTTTTATCTCTTTCATATTCTCTGCTATGTTTTTAATGATAAGCCATTTTGATTTCTCAGGAGATATTGAACTGCCCATAAACTCAAAGACACCCTTATGCTTGATTCTTTTTCCTGGGTCAACCCTTACTCCATCATGACCTAAAACTATTTTATCTCCTCTTTTTACTTCATTCATTTTTATACAATATGCCTTCTTAAAGTCATTTGTGACTGCGATACCGCTGTCCATGCAGATATTTTCTACCTGAAGCCATTTCCCTTTAATATAAATTTCTGCTGGAAGATTGGTGGTTATGTGAAAGTTATCAGGAAAGATTCCATCATTTTCTGTTTCTTTTAATTTGACCTCTGTCTGCCTGACCGGAGCAGCGCCGAGCTTAAGGATTCTTGACATTATGTTTTCAATGATTGGTTTTGATGGGGCTGTTACTTTTATTCTGGCGTAACTCGGGTCTTTTTTTGTCCTTCCTATTTTTATTTCCTCTGATTCGTAGTTTCCGCCGTGGTCCAGAATTTCATCAAAAATTTTGGGAAGGGTTAATGAATCAATGATGTGTCCTTTTATTTCAATAAGCTCTGAAAACTTTTTCATAAATTTTAAAAAATATGTTTGACGTTTGAATTAAATGCGAATTTTTTGTAAAGACAAGCTAAACAGTCTGACCGAGAATGGTCATTGCGAGGAGCAAAGCGGTTGCGAGGCAAAGCCGAAGCAAACCCGGAGCAGATTCCTTCGCTTCGCTCGGAACAAGCTCCGCAATCTGACCCGAAGGGTCATTACGAGAGCCGATTTATCGGCTCGTGGTAATCTCATTAGATTGCTTCGCTTAAGCTCGCAACGACTTCGTCGGATTGCCACGCTCCCTTCGGTCGCTCGCAATGACAAAAGGGAATTCTCAGTCAGCCTGTTAAGCTGCGTTAGCAAAAAGTTAAAATATATTTAATTATATATTAGTTATTGAAATTATAAAAGAGAAATATTTTGTTGTGAAGTTTTTTCATTGACGAAAAATATTGCCTGTGATAGCTGATTAAAAATAGTTTGAATGGAGGGAAAAGAGAGTTGATTGACGGAGTAAAAGTAAAAAAATTAAAGGTCATTCCTGATGAAAGAGGCAGGCTGATGGAAATTCTGCGCTGCGATGATGAATGTTTTATAAAGTTTGGACAGGTGTATATGACCACAGCATATCCAAACGTGGTAAAGGCATGGCATTATCATAAAAATCAGGCGGATAATTTTGTTGTTGTAAAAGGGATGATGAAACTGGTTTTATTCGACCAGAGAAGTGATTCTCCAACCCATAAAGAGATAAACGAATTTTTCATTGGTGAACATAACCCAATGCTTGTACAGATTCCAAATTTGGTTGTTCACGGGTTTAAATGCATAGGGGAAACTGAAGCGCTTGTTCTCAACTGCCCTACAGAAAAATATGATTATAAAAATCCTGATGAGCACAGGATTGATCCATACAATAATGATATTCCTTATAACTGGAATGTTAAGGAAGGGTAAGGACGGGAATCAGTTATGCTTGATTTTTTAAAACCAATAGAGGAAGACCTTGAGTTTGTTGAAAGAGAGACATATGAAAGACTCAAAAACAATGTTTCTCTGATTTCAAACATAGGCATGCATATCGCAAAAAGCGGTGGCAAGAGGTTGAGGCCCGCACTCGTGCTCCTTTCAGCAAAACTATGCGGTTACACAGGAGAAAGGAGTATTGATATAGCTTGTGTGGTTGAATTTATCCATACTGCAACCCTTCTTCATGATGATGTGGTGGATGAAGCAGATATAAGAAGAGGGAGCCCTTCTGCGAATTCTAAATGGGGAAGCGAGGCAAGCATACTTGTTGGAGACTATCTATTTTCCAAGGCATTTTCGCTTCTGGTCAGGAGTTCAGACTTAAGAATAATGGAGTCGCTTTCAGGGGCTTCAATAAAAATGGCAGAGGGAGAGGTTCTGCAGTTATCAAAACGCCATGATATAAACATCTCCAAGGAATGCTACATTGATATAATAACACGAAAGACAGCAGAATTGATTTCTTCCTGCTGTGAGGTTGGCGCTATTATTGCAAAAGCCAAAACAGAGGAAGAAGAGGCACTGGCATCTTACGGGAGAAATATTGGCATAGCTTTTCAGCTTGTTGATGATACTCTGGACTTTATAGCAAAAAGGGAGAAGCTCGGGAAGCCCCTTGGCAATGATTTGAAAGAGGGGAAGATCACAATGCCTCTTTTGAAGGTGGTAGAAAGCGAGTCAGAAGAAAATATAGAGAAAATAAAAAAGATTTTATCCCATTCAGGTTTAAATGGAAATGGCGTTGTGTTTATATTGGACCTTGTAAAAAAGCATAACGGAATTGAATATGCGCTTGACATGGCGGCAGATTACAGCCGGAAAGCAAAAGAAAACCTTGCAATATTTCCATTCTCAAAAGAAAAAGGGCTTTTACTTGAACTGGCTGATTATATAGTAAAAAGGGACCACTAAGGATTATTTCTGGTAAAGTGCTAATTGTCTAACAATCTCTTTAATATGATTTAAGCCATTCATAAAATTACATTGAAAATTTCAAATATCAAATTCCAAACAAATTTAAATTAACAAAATTCAAAGTTTGAAACAATTTGGAGCATTCAAGTAGTGAAAATCCCCCCATCCCCCCTTTGACAAAGGGGGGTTAGGGGGGATTTAGATGACTCAATGGAATTGTCGGACAGCCTGCAAACTGCGTGGAGATTTAATTTAAATATTATTTAAAATTTATTATTATTATGAATACTATTCAGATTAAGGCAGTGGTTGACTCGAAAAATATTGTTTTTCTTCACTGGATAATAGAGTCATATGATGGTATTGCAATAATGAGTATTATGGACTCAAAGCAGGGATTGGTTGAATTTCATATTTCACCGGATTTAACTGAAACATTCAAAAAGCTCATAACCTCGCTTGATTTTAAGGTGGAAATGCTGGAATCATCTGGATAAAAGAATTCAATGTTTAAGTGGCACATTGAATATTCTCAATAAAAAAGGCATTTGCAAAAGGACCCTATAGAAAAATAATAAGGAGATTGCTGAAAAATGATGTCAGAAATATTTTCTAAAATAGACTGCGGAAGAGTTTTAAGAGAAGCACTTTTAGGTGGCGGAGAATTTGCTGATGTCTTTCTGGAAATGAAACAGACAACTTCTATAATCATGGAAGATAATAAGATAGAAGAAGTTCTGACAGGATTTGAGCAGGGCGCCGGAATACGTGTTATTTCTGACTTTAAGACATTTTATGCTTACACAAATAATTTGACTGAAAAAGACCTTTTTCAGGTTGCTTCAGCTCTTAAGCAGGCAGTAAGTTCCGGGAAAAGCGATATTGTAGTTGATTTAAGCAGATCGGTTGTAAATGGCATGGGAGAAATAGAAAAACATCCTGAATCAATAACCACAGACAGAAAAGTAGAGATTGTGAAAAACGCAAACGAATGGATTCCGAAAGGCGAGAAAAGAATCCGTCAGGCAAAGATAGTATATGGTGATTCAATTCAGCAAATGGGAATAGCAAATTCTGAAGGGATGGCTGTAACTGATGAACGGGTAAATACAATCTTTCTTGTCCAGATTGTTGCTGGCAAAGACGGGATAATTCAGACAGGGTATGAGCCTGCAGGAGGGAGCATAGGCTTTGAGCTTTTTGATTCTGTATCAACAAAAGATATTGCGAGAAAAGCCCTCGAAAGGGCTTTTATGATGCTTGAAGCTCAAAAGGCACCCGGAGGGGAGATGCCTGTGGTTATTTCAAGTGAAGCCGGTGGAACAATGGTTCATGAGGCAGTCGGACATGGGCTTGAGGGTGATTTCAACCATGAAAGGATTTCAGTCTATTCGGGTAAAACCGGTTCTCTGATAGCCTCTCCACTTGTGACAGTTGTGGATGATTCAACAATTCCTAAAAAAAGGGGCTCTTTCAGGTTTGACGATGAGGGTGTTAGGGCGCAGAGGACAATGCTGATTGAGAACGGAGTTTTGAAAAATTTTTTATACGACAGGTTAACAGCCATGAAGGATGGAAAGACTTCTACAGGGAATGGCAGGAGACAATCCTTCCGCTATAAACCCATACCGCGGATGACCAATACCCTTATTGTTCCTGGCAGGCACAATCCAGAAGAGATAATTTCCAGTACTGAAAACGGTTTGTTTGTCAGAAAAATGGGTGGTGGACAGGTAAACCCCACAAATGGGGAATTCGTCTTTGAGGTTAGCGAGGGATATTTGATTGAAAACGGCAGAGTTACTAACCCGGTTAGAGGAGCTACTCTGGCAGGCAATGGCCCCCAGGTGCTCAGGGACATAGATATGGTTGGCAATGACCTCGGGTTTGCTATAGGCACCTGTGGCAAGGATGGACAGGGAGCTCCTGTCGCAGATGCCCAGCCTACACTTAGGATAAAGAAACTTGTAGTAGGGGGTGAAGGAAAGCCTCCGTGGAAAAGCTAAAAATGCACAACCTACGCATTGCCCGCAGTTTGCTGCAGGGAGCTTCAAATTCTAAAACCACAAACAAATTATTATTTATTTTCAGACAAGAAACAATCTTTATCCCTCCTCCAATATCCTTGACAAAGAGCCTGCGAATCACTTAAAATTTAATATTCAGAAGGCGAAAGTATAAATTTGAAGCCCTTAGAAGTAAGAAATTAAATTCCAAATCCGAAATCATAAGCTATATTAAACGAGAAAACTCAAAGATAAAATGATAGGAGTAAGATGGCAAGGTTTGGAGAACTCTTAATCGAAGCAGGTCTGATTAACAATGAACAGTTGGAAGAGGCATTAAAGAGCCAGAAAGAGCTTGGCGGAAGACTGGGTTCCATATTAGTTAAAAGGGGGCTGATTTCTGAGGATACTGTTACCTCTTTCCTGAGCCAGCAGTACGGAGTTCCGTCAATCAACCTTGATGATTTTGAAATAGACCCTGCAATCTGTAAGCTCATACCTGTGAAAACTGCATTGAAATATGAAGTAATCCCAATAAGCAGAGTTGGTTCAACGCTCACTGTTGCAATGGTTGACCCGTCAAATGTTTTTGCAATAGATGATATCAAGTTTATGACAGGATACAATGTGGAACCAGTAGTTGCTCCTGAGACTGCAATTAAGGAGGCAATAAAGCGCTATTATCACGTTGGCGTTGGAGTTGATAAGGGCAAGGATGAGCCTGAATCTGCACAGCTTGATGCAAAGGATTATGAGATAGAAGATAGTGATGCAATGGATGGGCTTGAAGGAATCGATGAAGGTCCTGTAGTAGATGTTGATGATTTTGACCAGCTGGTTTCAGGGGCAGTGGATACAGTGGAAGTTGTTCAGGAGCAGGAAGATGAAAATGCTTTAAAAGATGTAGATGCCCCAGTAGTAAAGCTGGTTAATGGCATTCTCATAAAAGCCATTAAAATGAAGGTTTCAGATGTCCACATAGAACCATATGAAAAGGTTTTCAGGGTCCGCTACAGAATGGATGGAGTATTGCATAAGGCAATGGGTTTACCATTGAGGATAAAGAATGCCATTACATCAAGAATTAAGATAATGGCTAGGCTTGATATTTCTGAGAGGAGATTGCCGCAGGATGGAAGAATAAAACTTAAGCTTGGAAAAAACAAGGAGATGGATTTTCGTGTTTCGGTGCTGCCAACTCTTTTTGGCGAGAAAGTAGTTTTAAGGCTTCTTGACCAGTCAAATCTGCAGCTTGATATGACAAAGCTTGGTTTTGACAAGGAGCCCCTCAGTGAGTTTCAGGAGGCAATTCACCTTCCCTACGGAATGGTTTTGGTTACAGGTCCGACAGGTAGCGGCAAAACAACAACCCTTTATTCAGCAATAAGTGAATTGAATAAAGTCAGTGAGAATATAATGACTGCAGAAGACCCGGTAGAATTTAACCTTCCAGGAGTAAATCAGGTGCAAATGCACGAGGATATAGGGCTTAACTTTGCTGCTGCCCTTCGTTCCTTTCTGCGCCAGGACCCGGACATAATTCTGGTTGGAGAGATTAGGGACTATGAAACAGCAGAGATAGGAATTAAGGCTTCTCTTACAGGGCATCTTGTCTTAAGTACTCTTCATACAAACAGCGCTCCAGAGACAATTAACAGACTCCTCAATATGGGGGTTGAGCCATTTCTGGTAGCTTCTTCAGTAAATATGATTATAGCCCAGAGACTTGCAAGGAAGGTATGCGCAGGATGCAAGGAACCTGTGGATATAAAAAAAGAAGCACTTGTCGGACTGCAATTTAAAGAGGAAGATTGGGAAAAGGGTTTTACTGTTTATAAAGGCAAAGGGTGTTCTATATGCGGTGGGACCGGTTATAAGGGAAGAGTTGCGCTTTATGAAGTTATGTCGCTTAAAAGGGAAATTCGCGAATTAATCCTTCAGGGCTCCCAGACCCCGGAGATAAAAGCACAAGCAATAAAACTTGGAATGCAGTCACTCCGGAGGAGCGGTTTGAAAAAGATTATGGAAGGAACTACAACTCCGGAAGAGATTGTAAGGGTAACAATGCCAGATTAAAAAAACTAACATATAAGGAGGACTCCAATGCCTGCTTTTGAATATGTTGGAAAAACTCTTAACAGAGAAGTTAGAAAAGGTGAAGTAGATGCTGCAAGCATAGAAGCTGCCAGAGGACTTCTGAGGGCACAGAAGATAATTGTTACTTCGATTAAAAAGAAATCACAGGGTTTAAAATTTCCAAAAAAAGAGGGTAAAGCAAAGGAAAAGGATATACTTATATTTACAAGGCAGTTTTCAACAATGATAGATGCAGGATTGCCTCTTGTTCAATGCCTTGGAATACTTGCTGCGCAATCTGACAAAGAGATATTAAAAACAACACTGACTAAAATAAAAGAAGATGTTGAAACAGGATCAACATTTTCTGAATCTTTAAGAAAGCATCCGAAAGTTTTTGATGATCTTTATGCAAACATGGTTGAGGCTGGAGAGACAGGAGGTATTCTTGATACAGTACTCAACCGTCTTGCCGCTTATATTGAGAAGGCATCAGCCTTAAAGGCAAAAGTCAAAAAGGCAGCGGTTTATCCAATTGCAATACTTTCAGTTGCAGTTGTAGTTGTTGCAGCTCTTTTGATATTTGTTATCCCGACCTTTGCAAAAATGTTTTCAGATTTTGGCGGGACTCTTCCTGTTCCAACACAGATGGTAATCAATATGAGCCACTTTGCTGCAAGCTGGAAGGGATTAGTCGTAGTTGCTGTAGTAGTTGGAATAATATTTGCTATCAGAGCTTACGGAAAGACTTCTGCGGGGAGAAAAAACATAGATAAGCTCGTGTTAAAGTTACCGATTTTTGGAGACATCATACGAAAGTCAGCAGTTGCAAAATTCACAAGAACGCTTGGGACATTAATCACAAGCGGAGTCCCTATTCTTGAGGGACTTGATATCGTAGCGAGAACGGCAGGGAATGTAACGATTGCAGATGCAATAATGATGACCCGTATAAGCATTGCAGAAGGTAAGACAATATCCGAGCCATTGGAGAAGACAAAGGTGTTTCCCCCGATGGTTGTGCAGATGATATCGGTTGGAGAAGCAACAGGTTCCCTTGATGCAATGCTTGGAAAAATAGCTGACTTTTATGAGATAGAGGTTGATAATGCAGTTGATGCGCTGACCTCTCTTATGGAACCAGCCCTGATGGTTGTTCTTGGAGGTGTTGTCGGGTTTATATTAATAGCCATGTATTTGCCTATCTTCACCCTTGCAACATCAATTTCATGATTTAGAAGAGCAAGCAGGGAGAGAAATTCAAATTATAAATACCATGGCAGAAATTAACTTCAGTTCGCTCAATCCTTCAGGAATCAAATGGCTCATGACTGCCAGGGTGATTGTTGTCACAGCCCTGCTCGGAACCACTATACTTGTAGAAGCCCAGCATGGTGGTTCTTATATTTCGCCCTATCTTTCTATCCTTTATTTTTTAATAATCGTTACATATTTTCTTACAATTCTTTATTCCCTGCTGCTGAACAGGATAAAAGCCCTTACTCTTTTTGCGTACATCCAGATATTTGGTGATTTGCTTTTTGACAGTACTTTAATCTATATTACAGGTGGGGTCGGGAGTCCTTTCATATTTCTCTATTTTCTGTCAATTATTGCATCGAGCGTAATTTTATTCAGGCAGGGAAGTTTGATTACTGCATCCCTGTCCTGTCTTCTTTTCAGCGCGCTGGCGATTTTTCAGTATAATGATATTCTTCTTCTTCCAATACCAACAATACTTTTAGATATTTCTACCATTTCCCTTTCCCTTAACGCCTTATTTTTTAAAGTTTTTTTAAATATAGCTGCCTTTTATCTGGTTGCATTTTTCAGCAGCAGGGTATCTGAAAGCTTGAGGAGTACACACGAAGAACTTGAGGAGAAAAAAGGGATAGTAAAAGAACTGCAGAACCTTAATGAAAATATATTGCAAAGCCTGACAAACGGTCTCATAACCACAGATTTAAGCGGCATTATTATTTCATTCAACAAGGCTTCTGAGGAGATAACCGGATGGAGAAGAGGGGAAGTGGTTGGAAAATGCTGGGACAACTTTTTTCCACAGTTTCCTGCAAGGGAATTGCTTTTAAAAGTCAAAGTATCTCAGGGGAATTCTTTTACATATGAGATAGAATTTTTAAAGAATCAGAACATGAAATATCTCGGGTTTACAGTTTCACTTCTTAAAGATGAAGGAGGAAATATTACAGGGTTAATTGGCAATTTCAGAGACCTTACTGACATCAGAAAGATGGAAGAGTACCTGAAGCGGATTGACAGGCTTGCTGCCATAGGTGAGGTTGCGGCAGGAATGGCTCACGAAATAAGAAATCCGATGGCATCCATAAGCGGTTCCGTTCAGGTATTGAAGGAAAAGGTAGGGGATAATGGCATAACAGGAAGGCTTATGGATATTGTAATAAAGGAATCTGAGAGGCTTGACGGAATAATTAATAATTTTCTTCAGTATGCAAGACCAAAACCTATACAGTTTGTTTTCTGCAATATTAATTACATCTTGAACAGTGTAGTTACACTTCTTAAGAACAACCCAAAATACGGTTCAAACCTAAATATATCAATCAACTGTGAAACTGAAAACCTTTCTCTGATGGCTGACTCAAAACAGTTGGAGCAGGTTTTCTGGAACCTGGCAATAAATGCGATGGAAGCAATGCCAAACGGAGGAGACTTAAGGATATTGGTTTCAAGAGACAGGAGGAAAAATCATTTTTCAGAAAACTCAAAAAACGATATCCCATATATAAAATTTCTTTTTTCTGATACAGGTGTTGGAATAAGCCATAACAACAGGGCTAAACTGTTTTCTCCATTTTATACCACAAAAGAGGGAGGGACGGGGCTTGGGCTTGCAATTGTTTACAGAATAGTAGAAGAGCATCACGGGATAATAGAAGTTGAAAGCGAACCTGAAAAAGGGTCAAGGTTTATTATTTATCTTCCTGAAAAACAGATGTTATAGGATTCAAGGGTTAGAGAAGTCGATTTTGAAAGTAAGCTTGTATATAAAAGAGGAAACCTAATGGCAAGAATTTTATTGGTTGATGATGAGAAAAACCTGCTTGAGTTTTTAAACATAATGCTTACTCAGGAAGGCTATAATGTTACAGTAGCATACGGAGGCAGGGAGGCAATTGATATTCTTCATAAAAATGAATTTGATGTTGTTATAACTGATATCAAAATGCCAAGGGTCAACGGTCTTGAGGTGCTGAAATTTATAAAAGAAAATTCTCCTGATACAATAGTCATAATGATTACTGCCTTTGCATCTCATGAAACTGCTGTTGAAGCCATGAAAGCAGGCGCCTATGATTACATCACAAAACCTTTTAATAATGACCAGATAAAATTAGTAATAAAAAAAGCAGTTGAAAAAAGGTTGCTCGTTAGAGAGAACCTCTATCTTAAGAGAAAACTGGGGAAAGAAGCCGATTCCCGCGACATCATCGGGAAATCAGAGAAGATAAAGGAAGTTTTTGACCTTGTTGAAAAAGTTGCAAAAACTAATAGCACAGTGCTTATCTACGGAGAAAGCGGAACAGGAAAAGAGCTTGTGGCAAGAGCCATTCATCAAAATAGCAACCGCACTGATAAGCCCTTTGAGACAATCAACTGCGGAGCGCTTCTTGATACATTGCTTGAGAGTGAGCTTTTCGGGCATGAAAAGGGCGCTTTTACAGATGCTGTAAATCTCAAGGAAGGGCTTTTTGAAGTTGCTGACGGAGGGACATTGTTTCTTGATGAGATTGCTGAGACATCTCCCTCAACTCAGGTTAAGCTTCTCAGGGTTCTTCAGGAAATGGAATTAAAGCGAGTTGGAGGAACAAAGACAATAAAGGTTGATGTGAGAATAATAGTAGCTACAAATAAGAACCTGAGAGACAGGGTAATAAACGGTTCTTTCAGGGAAGACCTTTTTTACAGGATTAATGTATTCCCGATTTTTATGCCTCCGTTAAGGGAAAGAACAGAGGATATTGATAACCTTGCGGAGTTTTTTGTTGACAGGTTCTGCCTTAAACTCGGAAGAAAACCTCCCCAGATTCTTCCTCAGACAATGGAGGGTTTAAAGTCTTATGCCTGGCCCGGGAATGTGAGAGAACTTGAGAATGTTATTGAGAGAGTAATGATTCTCTGTACCGGCAACAGGGTTTTTCCCAAGGATTTGCCGGAGGAGATTTTAAAAGGTGAAAAAGAAATTATTTCTAAAGTCAAGAGACAGGAAGAGGAATTAAAGATTCCTGAGATTGCATCTGAAGGAATAGATTTTGAAAAAGTTGTTGGAAATATAGAAAAAAATCTGCTCATGGAGGCTTTAAAAAAAACTGATGGAAGAAAAACAAAGGCAGCAGAACTTTTAAAAATAAGTTTCCGTTCTTTCAGGTATCTTCTGGATAAATATAATTTGGGATGAAGAAATAAGGGGCGGCTTTAGTCGCTCCTATCTGCAGATTACAACTTATCGCTTATAACTTTTTATTCCTCTTCCTCATATCTTTTCTTTAAATCATTAATGACATTTGAATCAGCAAGCGTTGTGGTATCTCCAAGGGTTCGTCCCTCAGCAATATCACGGAGAAGCCTTCGCATTATTTTTCCGCTTCTTGTTTTTGGAAGTTCAGGGGAG includes:
- a CDS encoding TIGR00300 family protein, coding for MKKFSELIEIKGHIIDSLTLPKIFDEILDHGGNYESEEIKIGRTKKDPSYARIKVTAPSKPIIENIMSRILKLGAAPVRQTEVKLKETENDGIFPDNFHITTNLPAEIYIKGKWLQVENICMDSGIAVTNDFKKAYCIKMNEVKRGDKIVLGHDGVRVDPGKRIKHKGVFEFMGSSISPEKSKWLIIKNIAENMKEIKSKRKGKILFVCGPAIIHTGARKYLEILINEGFIDILFSGNGFATHDIEASLFGTSLGVSLKEGVQTKRGHEHHLRTINTIRKAGGIKKAVEKGILREGILYSCIKNGVDFVLAGSIRDDGPLPEVITDTNEAQALMRNKIKDVSLSIMIASMLHSIAIGNILPSSVTTVCVDINPEMVTKLADRGSFQAIGLVTDAELFLRELTNYLFQI
- a CDS encoding dTDP-4-dehydrorhamnose 3,5-epimerase, with the protein product MIDGVKVKKLKVIPDERGRLMEILRCDDECFIKFGQVYMTTAYPNVVKAWHYHKNQADNFVVVKGMMKLVLFDQRSDSPTHKEINEFFIGEHNPMLVQIPNLVVHGFKCIGETEALVLNCPTEKYDYKNPDEHRIDPYNNDIPYNWNVKEG
- a CDS encoding octaprenyl diphosphate synthase, with the translated sequence MLDFLKPIEEDLEFVERETYERLKNNVSLISNIGMHIAKSGGKRLRPALVLLSAKLCGYTGERSIDIACVVEFIHTATLLHDDVVDEADIRRGSPSANSKWGSEASILVGDYLFSKAFSLLVRSSDLRIMESLSGASIKMAEGEVLQLSKRHDINISKECYIDIITRKTAELISSCCEVGAIIAKAKTEEEEALASYGRNIGIAFQLVDDTLDFIAKREKLGKPLGNDLKEGKITMPLLKVVESESEENIEKIKKILSHSGLNGNGVVFILDLVKKHNGIEYALDMAADYSRKAKENLAIFPFSKEKGLLLELADYIVKRDH
- a CDS encoding peptidase C69 encodes the protein MSEIFSKIDCGRVLREALLGGGEFADVFLEMKQTTSIIMEDNKIEEVLTGFEQGAGIRVISDFKTFYAYTNNLTEKDLFQVASALKQAVSSGKSDIVVDLSRSVVNGMGEIEKHPESITTDRKVEIVKNANEWIPKGEKRIRQAKIVYGDSIQQMGIANSEGMAVTDERVNTIFLVQIVAGKDGIIQTGYEPAGGSIGFELFDSVSTKDIARKALERAFMMLEAQKAPGGEMPVVISSEAGGTMVHEAVGHGLEGDFNHERISVYSGKTGSLIASPLVTVVDDSTIPKKRGSFRFDDEGVRAQRTMLIENGVLKNFLYDRLTAMKDGKTSTGNGRRQSFRYKPIPRMTNTLIVPGRHNPEEIISSTENGLFVRKMGGGQVNPTNGEFVFEVSEGYLIENGRVTNPVRGATLAGNGPQVLRDIDMVGNDLGFAIGTCGKDGQGAPVADAQPTLRIKKLVVGGEGKPPWKS
- a CDS encoding type IV-A pilus assembly ATPase PilB — protein: MARFGELLIEAGLINNEQLEEALKSQKELGGRLGSILVKRGLISEDTVTSFLSQQYGVPSINLDDFEIDPAICKLIPVKTALKYEVIPISRVGSTLTVAMVDPSNVFAIDDIKFMTGYNVEPVVAPETAIKEAIKRYYHVGVGVDKGKDEPESAQLDAKDYEIEDSDAMDGLEGIDEGPVVDVDDFDQLVSGAVDTVEVVQEQEDENALKDVDAPVVKLVNGILIKAIKMKVSDVHIEPYEKVFRVRYRMDGVLHKAMGLPLRIKNAITSRIKIMARLDISERRLPQDGRIKLKLGKNKEMDFRVSVLPTLFGEKVVLRLLDQSNLQLDMTKLGFDKEPLSEFQEAIHLPYGMVLVTGPTGSGKTTTLYSAISELNKVSENIMTAEDPVEFNLPGVNQVQMHEDIGLNFAAALRSFLRQDPDIILVGEIRDYETAEIGIKASLTGHLVLSTLHTNSAPETINRLLNMGVEPFLVASSVNMIIAQRLARKVCAGCKEPVDIKKEALVGLQFKEEDWEKGFTVYKGKGCSICGGTGYKGRVALYEVMSLKREIRELILQGSQTPEIKAQAIKLGMQSLRRSGLKKIMEGTTTPEEIVRVTMPD
- a CDS encoding pilus assembly protein PilC codes for the protein MPAFEYVGKTLNREVRKGEVDAASIEAARGLLRAQKIIVTSIKKKSQGLKFPKKEGKAKEKDILIFTRQFSTMIDAGLPLVQCLGILAAQSDKEILKTTLTKIKEDVETGSTFSESLRKHPKVFDDLYANMVEAGETGGILDTVLNRLAAYIEKASALKAKVKKAAVYPIAILSVAVVVVAALLIFVIPTFAKMFSDFGGTLPVPTQMVINMSHFAASWKGLVVVAVVVGIIFAIRAYGKTSAGRKNIDKLVLKLPIFGDIIRKSAVAKFTRTLGTLITSGVPILEGLDIVARTAGNVTIADAIMMTRISIAEGKTISEPLEKTKVFPPMVVQMISVGEATGSLDAMLGKIADFYEIEVDNAVDALTSLMEPALMVVLGGVVGFILIAMYLPIFTLATSIS